The following proteins are encoded in a genomic region of Corynebacterium atypicum:
- the dnaB gene encoding replicative DNA helicase, translating to MGSTSSEQSFDDYALPTEPLEESLPPEPEGDAGDYPGGYREGQVQAPARRADYGDGEYRGIDKRRSFRQRGEYGSRAAEPSGGFRQPPHDREAEQGVIGAMLLSPNTVLDIVEVLTPDDFYHPAHSLIYKAIIDLFSESKDIDPVIVAGRLDRLNELERVGGAPYLHTLISSVPTAANARYYAEIVAEKATLRRLVDAGTRVVQLGYEGAEGAEVDTVVDMAQQEVFAVNRDKSAEDYTVLADLLQPTLDEIDLITTNGGLAQGVPTGFIDLDSLTQGLHPGQMVIVAARPGVGKSTLALDFARSCSVKHGMTSVIFSLEMSKTEITMRLLSAETEISLADMRAGRMDDAAWTRLANRVGDISEAPLFIDDSPNMTMMDIRSKARRLKQKHDLKLIVLDYMQLMSSGKKVESRQQEVSEFSRQLKLLAKELEVPLVAISQLNRGPESRTDKRPQLADLRESGSLEQDADIVMLLYRPDSQDVENERAGEADIILAKHRGGPIATVTVAHQLKYSRFVDMARG from the coding sequence ATGGGCTCCACGTCTTCAGAACAAAGTTTTGACGATTACGCGTTGCCCACCGAGCCGCTCGAGGAAAGCCTGCCCCCAGAGCCGGAGGGCGATGCCGGTGACTACCCCGGGGGGTACCGCGAGGGCCAAGTTCAGGCCCCGGCGCGGCGCGCGGATTACGGCGACGGCGAGTATCGTGGCATCGATAAGCGGCGCAGCTTCCGCCAGCGCGGCGAGTATGGCTCCAGAGCGGCGGAGCCCTCCGGCGGGTTCAGGCAGCCGCCGCACGATCGCGAGGCGGAGCAGGGCGTGATCGGCGCGATGCTGCTCAGCCCCAACACCGTGCTGGACATCGTGGAAGTGCTCACGCCGGACGACTTCTACCACCCCGCGCACTCGCTCATCTACAAGGCGATCATCGATCTCTTCTCCGAGTCCAAGGACATTGACCCGGTGATCGTCGCCGGGCGCCTTGACCGCCTCAACGAGCTGGAGCGCGTCGGCGGGGCGCCTTACTTACACACCCTGATCTCTTCGGTGCCCACCGCCGCCAACGCGCGCTACTACGCGGAGATCGTCGCGGAGAAGGCGACGTTGCGCAGGCTTGTCGACGCCGGGACGCGCGTGGTGCAGCTCGGCTACGAGGGCGCGGAGGGCGCCGAGGTAGACACCGTGGTGGACATGGCGCAGCAGGAAGTCTTTGCCGTCAACCGCGACAAATCCGCGGAGGACTACACGGTGCTGGCTGACCTGCTCCAGCCGACCCTCGACGAGATCGACCTGATTACCACCAATGGCGGCCTCGCCCAGGGGGTGCCCACGGGCTTCATCGACCTCGACTCGCTCACCCAGGGCCTCCACCCGGGCCAGATGGTGATCGTGGCGGCCCGGCCCGGCGTGGGCAAGTCCACGCTCGCCCTCGACTTCGCCCGCTCTTGCTCCGTGAAGCACGGGATGACCTCGGTGATCTTCTCCTTGGAGATGTCCAAGACGGAAATCACCATGCGGCTGCTCTCCGCCGAGACCGAGATCAGCCTGGCGGACATGCGCGCCGGGCGGATGGATGACGCCGCGTGGACCCGGCTGGCCAACCGTGTCGGCGACATCTCCGAAGCCCCGCTGTTCATCGACGACTCGCCGAACATGACCATGATGGACATTCGCTCGAAGGCGCGCCGGCTGAAGCAGAAGCACGACCTCAAGCTCATCGTCCTCGACTACATGCAGCTGATGAGCTCGGGCAAGAAAGTGGAATCGCGCCAGCAAGAGGTCTCCGAGTTCTCCCGCCAGCTGAAACTGCTGGCCAAGGAGCTCGAGGTTCCCTTGGTCGCGATCTCCCAGCTCAACCGCGGCCCAGAGTCGCGCACGGACAAGCGCCCGCAGCTGGCCGACCTGCGCGAGTCCGGCTCGCTGGAGCAGGACGCCGACATCGTGATGCTGCTCTACCGGCCGGATAGCCAGGACGTGGAAAACGAGCGTGCCGGGGAGGCGGACATCATCCTGGCCAAGCACCGCGGCGGGCCGATCGCCACGGTTACCGTGGCGCACCAACTGAAGTACTCCCGCTTTGTGGATATGGCCCGCGGCTAG
- a CDS encoding GntR family transcriptional regulator gives MEEPTAPLFQQIAMLIADSIADGALNEGERAPSTNELARFHGVNPATARRGLQVLQVEGLLEKRLGIGMFVSAGARERLRASRRESFARDYVAPLIDETARIAMTRAELHALIDRVAESRGLYA, from the coding sequence ATGGAAGAGCCCACGGCTCCGCTGTTCCAACAAATCGCCATGCTGATTGCGGACTCCATCGCGGATGGGGCGCTCAACGAGGGGGAACGCGCGCCGTCAACAAACGAGCTCGCGCGCTTCCACGGCGTCAATCCCGCGACCGCCCGACGAGGGTTGCAGGTCCTCCAGGTTGAAGGGTTGCTAGAAAAACGCCTCGGGATCGGCATGTTCGTCAGCGCCGGGGCCCGCGAGCGCCTGCGCGCCAGCAGGAGGGAGAGCTTTGCCCGCGACTACGTTGCGCCGCTTATCGACGAAACCGCGCGCATCGCGATGACGCGGGCCGAGCTGCACGCGCTCATCGACCGAGTTGCGGAGAGCCGCGGGCTGTACGCGTGA
- a CDS encoding heavy metal translocating P-type ATPase produces the protein MTQLAHIDLGVTGMTCTSCSNRVERKLNKLDGVTATVNFATETAGVDYDPTLAAPDELISVVKKTGYGAFALADVPTTPAASTGPGAGRGEPSAAEGSAPAGAARAGDPASQARAAHADYLKQHLILAAVLTVPAAVLSMVPSLQFEHWQWLVFALVSPVYFWAGWPFHRATLTNLRHGTFTMDTLISLGTTAAYAWSVWALFLGTAGDPGMRMHMSITAHAHSSGDEIYLETVGVVITFLLLGRWFETRAKGKSSEALRALLEMGASSARVVRADREREIPVDALQIGDVVVVRSGEKIPADGVVTSGASAVDESMLTGESVPVEVACGSPVTGATLNTSGRLLVEVTRVGADSTLAQLGRLVTEAQAKKAPVQRLVDRITQWFVPAVLLAAVVTLVGHLATGSAYADSFAAALAVLIIACPCTLGLATPTALLVGTGRGAQLGLLIKGPEVLESTRRADTVVLDKTGTVTTGTMALTGHHGCGAVANDDALLMAAAVERGSEHPIGAAIVAGAQRLSHPSGSLDGIPAATEFASTPGRGVSATVNGHEVAVSRPDRASLPASAAALVDAAEQEGATAVTVTIDSQVAGVLTVRDEVKGSSAEAIAAFRRLGLEPILLTGDNEGAAQAVARTLGIERVIARVLPEEKVEAVASLRAEGRVVAMLGDGVNDAAALATADLGIAMGAGSDVAIEASDITLMNSDPRSAADAIRLSRRTLGTIKGNLFWAFAYNVALIPVAALGLLNPMFAGIAMAFSSVFVVNNSLRLRRFRSAFA, from the coding sequence GTGACGCAACTCGCCCACATCGACCTCGGCGTGACCGGCATGACCTGCACGTCCTGCTCCAACCGGGTCGAGCGCAAGCTCAACAAGCTCGATGGCGTCACCGCGACGGTCAACTTTGCCACCGAGACGGCCGGGGTGGACTATGACCCCACGCTCGCCGCGCCGGACGAGCTGATTTCGGTGGTGAAAAAGACCGGTTACGGCGCGTTCGCGCTTGCCGACGTTCCGACGACTCCCGCCGCATCGACGGGGCCGGGCGCCGGACGCGGCGAGCCGAGTGCGGCGGAAGGTTCCGCTCCCGCCGGCGCCGCCCGCGCGGGCGATCCGGCCAGCCAGGCGCGCGCCGCGCACGCGGACTACCTCAAGCAGCACCTCATCCTCGCCGCTGTGCTCACCGTGCCGGCCGCGGTGCTATCGATGGTCCCCTCCCTGCAGTTCGAGCACTGGCAGTGGCTGGTCTTCGCGCTGGTCAGCCCCGTCTACTTCTGGGCCGGGTGGCCCTTCCACCGCGCCACGCTGACCAACCTGCGCCACGGTACGTTCACCATGGACACCCTGATCTCGCTGGGTACTACCGCGGCCTACGCGTGGAGCGTGTGGGCGCTGTTTTTGGGCACCGCCGGCGATCCGGGCATGCGCATGCACATGTCGATTACCGCGCACGCGCACTCTTCCGGCGACGAGATTTACCTGGAGACGGTCGGCGTGGTCATCACCTTCTTGCTGCTGGGCCGGTGGTTTGAGACCCGGGCGAAGGGGAAGTCCTCGGAGGCGCTGCGCGCACTGCTGGAGATGGGCGCCAGCTCCGCGCGGGTGGTGCGCGCCGACCGGGAGCGCGAGATCCCGGTCGACGCGCTGCAGATCGGCGACGTAGTCGTCGTTCGCTCCGGCGAGAAGATCCCCGCTGACGGCGTCGTGACCAGCGGCGCCTCCGCCGTCGACGAGTCGATGCTCACCGGGGAGTCGGTACCCGTCGAGGTCGCCTGCGGCTCGCCCGTCACCGGAGCCACGCTCAACACCTCGGGCCGCCTCCTCGTTGAGGTGACCCGCGTGGGCGCGGACTCCACACTGGCCCAGCTCGGGCGGTTGGTTACGGAAGCGCAGGCTAAGAAGGCGCCGGTGCAGCGTCTGGTAGATCGCATCACCCAGTGGTTCGTCCCCGCGGTGCTGTTGGCGGCGGTGGTGACGCTCGTCGGGCACCTGGCCACGGGCAGCGCTTACGCCGATTCCTTCGCCGCGGCTTTGGCCGTGCTCATCATCGCCTGCCCGTGCACGCTGGGGTTGGCCACCCCCACCGCGCTTTTGGTGGGAACGGGCCGCGGGGCGCAGCTCGGGCTGTTGATCAAGGGGCCCGAAGTGCTGGAATCCACCCGGCGCGCCGATACGGTGGTCCTGGACAAGACGGGTACGGTCACCACGGGCACGATGGCACTCACCGGGCATCACGGCTGCGGTGCTGTCGCGAACGACGACGCCCTGCTCATGGCGGCCGCGGTCGAGCGTGGCTCGGAGCACCCCATCGGAGCAGCCATCGTGGCCGGAGCGCAGCGCCTTTCGCACCCGTCAGGAAGTCTCGATGGGATTCCGGCAGCCACGGAGTTTGCCTCGACGCCGGGGCGCGGCGTGAGCGCCACCGTGAACGGCCACGAGGTTGCCGTCTCCCGCCCGGACCGGGCCAGCTTGCCCGCGTCCGCCGCCGCGCTCGTCGACGCCGCCGAGCAGGAGGGCGCCACCGCAGTCACCGTCACAATCGATTCCCAGGTGGCCGGCGTGCTGACCGTGCGCGACGAGGTCAAGGGCTCTTCAGCCGAGGCCATCGCGGCCTTCCGCCGACTCGGGCTCGAGCCGATCCTGCTGACCGGAGACAACGAGGGCGCGGCGCAGGCCGTCGCCCGCACGCTCGGCATCGAGCGGGTCATCGCGCGCGTGCTTCCCGAGGAAAAGGTCGAGGCCGTGGCCTCGTTGCGCGCCGAGGGCCGGGTGGTGGCCATGCTGGGCGACGGCGTGAACGACGCCGCCGCGCTCGCCACGGCGGACTTGGGCATCGCGATGGGGGCGGGTTCCGACGTCGCGATCGAGGCCAGCGACATCACCTTGATGAATAGCGATCCGCGGTCGGCCGCGGACGCCATTCGGCTGTCCCGGCGCACGCTGGGCACCATCAAGGGCAACCTGTTCTGGGCCTTCGCCTACAACGTGGCGCTCATCCCGGTTGCGGCCCTGGGCCTGCTCAATCCGATGTTCGCCGGGATCGCGATGGCCTTTTCGAGCGTCTTTGTGGTGAACAACTCGCTGCGGCTGCGGCGGTTCCGCTCCGCCTTTGCCTAG
- a CDS encoding glycosyltransferase family 87 protein, translated as MDILPLYSGRGLDTLSLDAYAYSWLEDGQERFMEYPVLAGYFQGLMGTIAHATYPLVRAISPGQVPEASWYFTLTALVMAAMWLVVIRYVVELAGRRVWDTMLVAASPLLIVHAFTNWDIPSILLAVGAMVAYLVLAARRRHWMPFVIMVNTAVGSWLAVNLPVLFAHPRAWSEFLRLNSERGSEWTTIYQLFTRITGVELGADFLNTVSFGLFATSCLAIAILGFFAPRTPRAPELIFLILAAFLLFNKVWSPQYSLWLVIPAVLALPRWRLLLTWMTVEMLVWPATMIFMGGGIRKRDSSRAV; from the coding sequence ATGGACATCCTGCCGCTCTACTCGGGGCGCGGGCTAGACACGCTCTCGCTCGACGCCTATGCCTACTCCTGGCTCGAAGATGGCCAGGAGAGGTTCATGGAGTACCCGGTACTGGCCGGCTATTTCCAAGGCCTGATGGGCACCATCGCGCACGCCACCTATCCCCTGGTGCGCGCGATTTCGCCCGGCCAGGTTCCGGAGGCCTCCTGGTACTTCACGTTGACCGCGCTGGTGATGGCCGCGATGTGGCTGGTGGTCATCCGCTACGTGGTCGAGCTCGCGGGTCGGCGCGTGTGGGACACGATGCTTGTGGCCGCCTCGCCACTGCTGATCGTGCACGCGTTCACTAACTGGGATATCCCCTCGATCCTCCTGGCCGTCGGCGCGATGGTCGCCTACCTGGTGCTAGCGGCACGGCGGCGACACTGGATGCCGTTTGTCATCATGGTGAATACCGCTGTGGGCAGTTGGCTTGCGGTCAACCTGCCGGTGCTCTTTGCCCACCCGCGGGCGTGGTCTGAGTTTCTGCGTCTCAACAGCGAGCGCGGCTCCGAATGGACCACGATCTACCAGCTGTTCACCAGGATCACCGGGGTCGAGCTGGGGGCCGACTTCCTCAACACCGTGTCCTTCGGGCTATTCGCCACCAGCTGCCTGGCTATCGCCATCCTGGGGTTCTTCGCTCCGCGCACGCCGCGGGCGCCGGAGCTGATCTTTTTGATCCTGGCGGCCTTCCTGCTGTTTAACAAGGTGTGGTCGCCGCAGTACTCGCTGTGGCTGGTGATCCCCGCGGTGCTGGCGCTGCCGCGCTGGCGCCTGCTGCTGACCTGGATGACGGTTGAGATGCTGGTGTGGCCGGCGACCATGATCTTCATGGGGGGCGGAATCCGGAAACGGGATTCCTCCCGAGCTGTTTAA
- a CDS encoding NYN domain-containing protein, giving the protein MLERTLVFVDTSYLLASFYNSWDTGARTQLEIDLPDVVCVLGQMVENQLHQPIHRQLWYDGIPDSGPHRYQRALRTCDGVRLRAGQLIEWGERRTQKAVDTRLVADMVLAAVDQQCSDIVLVSGDADMIPGVSEAARRGVRVHLYGFGWDSMSSALRHHCDTTTILDPREDFADSMRLEVLEGPIPPVVREKPIGDAEPPEEPGLSPIPESANPAARAHRDPARTGGEHTDRADGDAPATPTALSDAHVGGAHAEEKAAEGEAVAAQDRQFEAARSQSPLSHEGRDGAETSRLEQDPVGLGAPGNAAASPVERSLVDAASTQPTRHGEAEAASSESTDRACSTPAAPRSGIVSSDDVAEPPASGDVNGPAGEGAATDSSLKPRPKPSMMAPKRRLRSRYVPLPNEVWASAGYQTPFDVGQQYARWWYDNAATNDQRDQAHLLSGGGLPPAVDRPLLQFACETLHEYTLSESQRVNLRDGFHAGIRGVLINVRRDD; this is encoded by the coding sequence ATGCTTGAACGCACACTTGTCTTCGTCGACACCAGCTACCTGTTGGCGAGCTTTTATAACTCGTGGGACACGGGGGCCCGCACCCAGCTAGAGATCGATCTCCCGGATGTGGTCTGCGTGCTGGGCCAGATGGTGGAAAACCAGCTGCATCAGCCGATTCACCGCCAGCTCTGGTACGACGGCATCCCGGACTCCGGCCCGCACCGCTACCAGCGGGCCCTGCGCACGTGCGACGGCGTGCGGTTGCGCGCCGGCCAGCTCATCGAGTGGGGCGAGCGGCGCACCCAGAAGGCCGTAGACACGCGGCTAGTAGCCGATATGGTGCTTGCCGCCGTGGACCAGCAGTGCTCCGACATCGTGCTGGTTTCCGGCGATGCGGACATGATCCCCGGGGTGAGTGAAGCGGCCCGGCGGGGGGTGCGCGTGCACCTCTACGGCTTCGGCTGGGATTCGATGTCCTCGGCACTTCGCCACCACTGTGACACGACGACGATCCTCGATCCGCGTGAGGACTTCGCCGATTCGATGCGCCTGGAGGTTCTCGAGGGCCCGATACCGCCGGTGGTGCGCGAGAAGCCGATCGGCGATGCGGAGCCGCCGGAGGAGCCTGGGCTGAGCCCGATCCCGGAGAGCGCTAACCCCGCGGCGAGGGCCCATCGAGACCCCGCGCGAACGGGCGGTGAGCACACGGACCGCGCGGACGGGGACGCGCCCGCTACGCCTACCGCGCTCAGCGACGCCCATGTGGGCGGCGCGCACGCGGAAGAAAAGGCCGCGGAAGGCGAGGCGGTGGCGGCCCAGGACCGACAGTTTGAGGCCGCGCGTAGCCAATCGCCGCTTTCCCACGAGGGCCGCGACGGCGCAGAGACGTCCAGGCTGGAGCAGGATCCGGTTGGCTTGGGCGCGCCCGGTAACGCAGCTGCTAGCCCGGTGGAGCGATCGCTTGTCGACGCCGCGTCGACGCAACCCACCCGCCACGGCGAGGCGGAGGCGGCCTCCTCGGAGTCGACCGATAGGGCATGCTCGACGCCTGCCGCGCCCCGGTCCGGGATCGTCTCGTCAGACGACGTCGCCGAGCCCCCGGCCAGCGGCGATGTGAACGGGCCGGCCGGCGAAGGTGCCGCTACGGATTCCAGTCTGAAACCGCGGCCGAAGCCTTCAATGATGGCGCCTAAGCGGCGGCTGCGGTCCCGCTACGTCCCGCTGCCGAATGAGGTGTGGGCGTCGGCCGGCTACCAGACGCCGTTCGACGTCGGCCAGCAGTACGCCAGGTGGTGGTATGACAACGCGGCGACGAACGACCAGCGCGACCAGGCGCACCTACTCTCCGGCGGCGGGCTACCGCCAGCGGTGGATCGGCCCTTGTTGCAGTTCGCTTGCGAGACGCTGCATGAGTACACGCTCAGCGAGTCCCAGCGGGTGAACCTGCGCGACGGTTTCCACGCGGGGATCCGCGGGGTGCTGATTAATGTTCGTCGCGACGATTAG
- the trxA gene encoding thioredoxin, producing the protein MATIDVNEANFEQTVTAEGIVLVDAWASWCGPCRAFAPTFEKASEDHTDVTFAKLDTEANQNLAAALEIQAIPTLMAFRDGILVFRDSGMLPPAALEDLVNQVKGLDMEDVRKQVAEQNAGK; encoded by the coding sequence ATGGCAACCATCGACGTCAACGAGGCTAACTTTGAACAGACCGTCACCGCCGAGGGCATCGTGCTCGTCGACGCGTGGGCATCGTGGTGCGGGCCGTGCCGGGCATTCGCCCCGACCTTTGAAAAGGCCTCGGAGGACCACACCGACGTCACCTTTGCCAAGCTCGACACGGAGGCCAACCAGAACCTCGCCGCCGCTCTCGAGATCCAGGCGATTCCGACCCTGATGGCCTTCCGCGACGGCATCCTCGTCTTCCGCGACTCCGGGATGCTGCCGCCGGCCGCGCTGGAAGACCTGGTCAACCAGGTCAAGGGCCTGGACATGGAAGACGTGCGCAAGCAGGTCGCCGAGCAAAACGCAGGCAAGTAA
- the rplI gene encoding 50S ribosomal protein L9, whose product MKLILTTAVENLGDAGDVVEVRDGYGRNFLLPRGRAIPATRGALKQVEEIRRAQQAREIRDLDHAREVREKVDQLDNVKVAVRTSESGKLFGSVKRSDIVEAVRAAGGPALDKRSIDLPKKLIKSTGKYTVRVQLHPNIAANLNFEVVAA is encoded by the coding sequence ATGAAGCTGATCCTCACCACTGCCGTTGAGAACCTGGGCGACGCAGGCGATGTCGTCGAGGTCCGTGACGGCTATGGACGCAACTTCCTTCTGCCGCGCGGCCGGGCCATTCCGGCCACCCGTGGCGCCCTTAAGCAGGTCGAGGAGATCCGCCGGGCCCAGCAGGCTCGCGAGATCCGCGATCTGGACCACGCTCGAGAGGTCCGCGAGAAGGTCGACCAGCTCGACAACGTCAAGGTTGCCGTGCGTACCTCGGAGAGCGGGAAGCTCTTCGGCTCGGTGAAGCGCTCCGACATTGTCGAGGCCGTACGCGCCGCAGGCGGGCCGGCCCTGGATAAGCGGTCGATCGATCTGCCGAAGAAGCTCATCAAGAGCACCGGCAAGTACACGGTGCGCGTTCAGCTGCACCCGAACATTGCCGCTAACCTGAACTTTGAGGTCGTCGCCGCTTAA
- a CDS encoding PspA/IM30 family protein, with protein sequence MANPLSKGWKYLLSSLDAKIDENADPRVQIKQAADEARRQHQEISAQAARVIGNEKQLSIKLDRLRQERDTREEQTRQALRQADAAQAQDQRKATELGNAAEILATQLVAVEQELEQATENYRQAAAAAEEAKKQQQQSEAKLAEQLSQIDELSRQIDQTAMQEASAGAAAGLPSAPEEDSVPTLDSIRDKIERRYAEALGRQELAGTAAQQQMAQFASAAGDMRAASRLEEIRAELRGGAEAAELNAGGAGAAKSHAAEAVDVTEVAEPAEAAERETGDDDAGRG encoded by the coding sequence ATGGCGAATCCGTTGAGTAAGGGCTGGAAATACCTCCTTAGCTCGTTGGACGCGAAGATCGATGAAAACGCTGATCCACGCGTGCAGATCAAACAAGCAGCGGACGAAGCGCGCCGCCAACACCAGGAGATATCGGCGCAAGCCGCGCGGGTGATAGGAAATGAGAAGCAGTTGTCGATCAAACTCGACCGGCTGCGCCAAGAACGAGATACCCGCGAAGAACAGACCCGTCAAGCGCTCCGCCAGGCCGACGCCGCCCAAGCCCAAGACCAACGTAAGGCCACGGAGTTGGGCAACGCCGCCGAGATACTGGCCACCCAGCTCGTCGCCGTGGAGCAGGAGTTGGAACAGGCCACGGAAAACTACCGGCAGGCCGCTGCGGCAGCCGAGGAGGCGAAAAAGCAGCAGCAGCAATCGGAGGCCAAGCTCGCGGAGCAGCTCTCTCAGATCGACGAGCTCAGCCGGCAGATTGATCAGACCGCGATGCAGGAAGCAAGCGCCGGGGCGGCAGCCGGGCTTCCCAGTGCTCCGGAAGAAGATTCCGTGCCCACTCTCGATTCCATCCGCGACAAGATCGAGCGCCGCTACGCCGAGGCCCTCGGGCGCCAGGAACTAGCCGGCACCGCGGCCCAGCAGCAGATGGCGCAGTTCGCCAGTGCCGCAGGCGACATGCGCGCCGCTAGCCGGCTCGAAGAGATCCGCGCCGAGTTGCGCGGCGGTGCCGAGGCCGCAGAGCTCAACGCCGGTGGCGCCGGGGCCGCGAAGTCACACGCCGCCGAGGCCGTCGACGTTACCGAGGTTGCAGAGCCCGCGGAGGCCGCTGAGCGAGAAACCGGCGACGACGATGCGGGACGAGGCTAA
- the rpsF gene encoding 30S ribosomal protein S6 has translation MRHYEVMIILDPTQDQRTVAPSLEKYLDVVRKENGKVEKVDVWGKRGLAYPIQKREEGIYIVVDLECEPATVDEFDRLLNLADSTLRTKVLRTDK, from the coding sequence GTGCGTCACTACGAAGTAATGATTATCTTGGATCCGACTCAGGATCAGCGCACCGTTGCCCCGTCCCTGGAGAAGTACCTCGACGTTGTCCGCAAGGAGAACGGCAAGGTGGAGAAAGTGGATGTGTGGGGCAAGCGCGGCCTTGCCTACCCGATCCAGAAGCGTGAGGAAGGCATCTACATCGTTGTAGACCTCGAGTGCGAGCCGGCCACCGTCGACGAGTTCGACCGCCTGCTCAACCTGGCGGATTCCACCCTGCGCACCAAGGTTCTGCGCACCGACAAGTAA
- a CDS encoding single-stranded DNA-binding protein yields the protein MAQGETPITVIGNLVADPELRFTPSSAAVANFRIASTPRFYNRDTGQWEDGEGLFLTCNVWRQAAENVAESLKKGMRVIVQGRLRQRSYQTREGENRTVYEIEVDEVGPSLKFASAQINRNPREGGGNYGGGYGGGNRQSQGGPASGGQPQGGFGQSPQGGFGQSGPAQGGQSSQGMDNDPWNSAPPAGGQFGGDDDPPF from the coding sequence ATGGCTCAGGGAGAAACCCCGATTACCGTTATTGGCAACCTCGTTGCCGACCCAGAACTACGCTTCACGCCGTCGAGCGCCGCGGTAGCTAACTTCCGCATCGCATCGACGCCGCGCTTTTACAACCGCGACACCGGCCAGTGGGAGGACGGCGAAGGCCTCTTCCTCACGTGCAACGTCTGGCGTCAGGCCGCGGAGAACGTTGCGGAATCCCTGAAGAAGGGCATGCGCGTGATCGTCCAGGGCCGGCTGCGGCAGCGCTCGTACCAGACCCGTGAAGGCGAGAACCGCACGGTGTACGAGATCGAGGTCGACGAGGTCGGTCCCTCCCTCAAGTTTGCCTCTGCCCAGATCAACCGCAATCCCCGCGAAGGTGGCGGGAATTACGGCGGTGGCTACGGCGGCGGCAATCGCCAGTCCCAGGGCGGCCCCGCCTCCGGCGGGCAGCCGCAGGGTGGTTTTGGCCAGTCCCCCCAGGGCGGGTTCGGGCAATCCGGCCCCGCGCAGGGCGGGCAGTCCTCGCAGGGGATGGACAATGACCCCTGGAACTCGGCCCCGCCGGCCGGCGGGCAATTCGGTGGCGACGACGATCCGCCGTTCTAA